A stretch of the Sulfuritortus calidifontis genome encodes the following:
- the rnr gene encoding ribonuclease R: MSTKKTAKSHRGAGKGLRWQDPFLKREQEKYGQPLPSREFILQLVEEAGEPVPMEDLAFRLGLEPEEYDPFRNRLGAMQRDAQLVINRRGLICLPDKIELKAGRVEGHPDGYGFFVPDDRSGDMFISEREMHQVLHGDRVMVRESGTDRRGRKEGKIVEVLQRANVHVVGRFYREHGHQWVRAENPKINQDIVVIAGEEMQAKQGQVVTVEVVEQPTKHSPPMGRIIEVLGNYADPGMEIEIALRKHELPFEFSKATLAQARKLPKGVSQTDLGAGREDVRHLPLVTIDGEDARDFDDAVYCEALGRGGYKLYVAIADVSHYVRPGEPLDRDAYERGTSVYFPRRVIPMLPEELSNGLCSLNPQVDRLCMMCEMEISTAGNIKQYRFYPAVMHSKARLTYNLVWSWLSGEAAPSKEQAWLLPHLQDLYKLFKTLLKARWVRGAIDFETVETKMVFDAQGKIANIVPTTRNDAHRVIEECMLAANVCASDFLQSRKHPALYRVHEGPTPEKLKALREFLAEFGFSLGGGDEPHAKDYAELLNRIKGRPDEQLLQTVMLRSLKQAMYSPDNVGHFGLAYESYTHFTSPIRRYPDLLVHRAIKACLNNEHYQPGNWEAIGLHCSTTERRADEASRDVVNWLKCYYMQDRIGEEYDGVISGVTGFGIFVALNDVFVEGLVHVSDLGQDYFHFDQARHQMLGERTSKRYRLGDAVRIRVIRVDLDSAKIDFTLVQETRAARATEAKPEAAESAPAKAKPKKAAKPAAKAKAPADKKSSAAKKPAAAKPSAAGKKSGKAK, translated from the coding sequence TTGTCAACGAAAAAAACTGCAAAATCTCATCGCGGCGCAGGCAAGGGTCTGCGCTGGCAGGATCCCTTCCTCAAGCGGGAGCAGGAGAAATACGGCCAGCCGCTGCCCAGCCGCGAATTCATCCTGCAACTGGTGGAGGAGGCGGGCGAGCCGGTGCCGATGGAAGATCTGGCCTTCCGCCTGGGGCTGGAGCCGGAGGAATACGACCCCTTCCGCAACCGTCTTGGCGCCATGCAGCGCGATGCCCAGCTGGTGATCAACCGCAGGGGCCTGATCTGCCTGCCGGACAAGATCGAGCTCAAGGCCGGCCGGGTCGAGGGCCACCCCGACGGCTACGGCTTCTTCGTGCCGGACGATCGTTCCGGCGACATGTTCATCTCCGAGCGCGAGATGCACCAGGTGCTGCACGGCGACCGGGTGATGGTGCGCGAATCCGGCACCGACCGGCGCGGGCGCAAGGAAGGCAAGATCGTCGAGGTGCTGCAGCGGGCCAATGTCCACGTAGTGGGCCGCTTCTACCGGGAACACGGCCATCAGTGGGTGCGGGCGGAGAACCCCAAGATCAACCAGGACATCGTGGTCATCGCCGGCGAGGAGATGCAGGCCAAACAGGGCCAGGTGGTCACGGTGGAGGTGGTCGAGCAGCCGACCAAGCACAGCCCGCCCATGGGCCGCATCATCGAGGTGTTGGGCAACTATGCCGATCCCGGCATGGAGATCGAGATCGCCTTGCGCAAGCACGAGCTGCCGTTCGAGTTTTCCAAGGCAACCCTGGCCCAGGCGCGCAAACTGCCCAAGGGGGTGTCGCAGACCGATCTCGGGGCCGGGCGCGAGGACGTGCGCCATCTGCCGTTGGTCACCATCGACGGCGAGGACGCGCGCGACTTCGACGATGCGGTCTATTGCGAAGCGCTCGGCCGCGGTGGCTACAAGCTCTATGTCGCCATCGCCGACGTTTCGCATTACGTGCGGCCGGGCGAGCCGCTCGACCGCGATGCCTACGAGCGCGGCACCTCGGTCTATTTCCCGCGCCGGGTGATCCCGATGCTGCCGGAGGAGTTGTCCAACGGCCTGTGCTCGCTCAATCCCCAGGTCGACCGTCTGTGCATGATGTGCGAGATGGAGATCAGCACGGCCGGCAACATCAAGCAGTATCGGTTCTACCCGGCGGTGATGCACTCCAAGGCCCGGCTCACCTACAACCTGGTCTGGAGCTGGCTCTCGGGCGAGGCCGCGCCGAGCAAGGAACAGGCCTGGCTGCTGCCGCACCTGCAGGATCTGTACAAGCTGTTCAAGACCCTGCTCAAGGCGCGCTGGGTGCGCGGCGCCATTGACTTCGAGACGGTCGAGACCAAGATGGTGTTCGACGCGCAAGGTAAGATCGCCAATATCGTGCCGACCACGCGCAACGACGCGCACCGGGTGATCGAGGAGTGCATGCTGGCGGCCAACGTCTGTGCCTCCGACTTCCTGCAAAGCCGCAAGCACCCGGCGCTCTACCGCGTGCACGAAGGACCGACGCCGGAGAAGCTCAAGGCCTTGCGCGAATTCCTGGCCGAGTTCGGGTTCTCCCTGGGCGGCGGCGACGAACCGCACGCCAAGGATTACGCCGAGCTGCTCAACCGGATCAAGGGCCGACCCGACGAGCAGTTGTTGCAGACGGTGATGCTGCGTTCGCTCAAGCAGGCCATGTACAGCCCGGACAATGTCGGCCACTTCGGCCTGGCCTACGAGTCCTATACCCATTTCACCTCGCCCATTCGCCGCTACCCCGATCTTTTGGTGCACCGGGCGATCAAGGCCTGCCTCAACAACGAGCACTACCAGCCGGGCAATTGGGAGGCCATCGGCCTGCACTGCTCGACCACCGAACGCCGGGCCGACGAGGCCAGCCGCGACGTGGTGAACTGGCTCAAGTGCTACTACATGCAGGACCGCATCGGCGAGGAATACGACGGCGTGATCTCCGGCGTTACCGGCTTCGGCATCTTCGTCGCTCTGAACGACGTCTTCGTCGAGGGTCTGGTCCACGTCTCCGACCTCGGGCAAGACTACTTCCACTTCGACCAGGCCCGCCACCAGATGCTGGGCGAGCGCACCAGCAAGCGCTACCGCCTGGGCGATGCCGTGCGCATCCGGGTGATCCGGGTCGACCTCGACTCGGCCAAGATCGATTTCACCCTGGTGCAGGAGACGCGCGCGGCCAGGGCCACAGAGGCCAAGCCGGAGGCCGCCGAGTCCGCGCCGGCCAAAGCAAAGCCGAAGAAGGCCGCCAAGCCGGCAGCAAAGGCCAAGGCGCCAGCCGATAAAAAATCCTCGGCCGCCAAAAAGCCCGCGGCCGCGAAGCCGTCGGCGGCCGGCAAGAAATCGGGTAAGGCAAAATGA